The sequence GATTGCTTCTTAGGAAAATAAATTTATAGAAGGGATAATAAGGCTTTTTCTTTTAAGAAAATTACTATTCCCTTTCACAAAGGCACAAGAAGAATTTTATTTTCCTTCCGCGTCTTGTGATGCCTTGCGCCACATCTCTTTCAATCGCTCTTGATGATGCTTCATGTCATTACAGATATTCATGGCAATCCCCTGCATCATTTGCTTGTAAACGGCAGGAGCCGCTTTTTTAAAGGCGTCCAAGTTAGAATAACTAGAATTGGGAGATAAGGCTGTTCCATCGCCTGTAGTAGGCGTTTGGCCAGCCTGCGTCGCATCCGCAGCAGGTGCGGCTCCAGCTGTAGGATCTTCTGGCCCAGCAACGGGTGATGTATTTGTATTGGCAGACATACACAACCTTCTTAACTAGCTTAATAGAGAAATTCTATACTCTCTAATTCTAGAATAGCATATTTGTTTATAAATCACAACTTGGATTGAAGAATAAATTAAAATTTAGTAAAAATAAAATTATACATTACAGATCCAAACTTAAATATAATTAAATTATTGAATTTAAAAAGCTATCAACTAGAAAGTGTCAATCAATATATTCGTTCTAATAGTAAATAAATAGATAAATTTTTTAACAAACAATGAGAAAACAAAATTTTATAGTACATTAAACACTAAGATTAAACATTACAATAAAACTAAGGGAGCATCTTTTAAATCTTTTGAAGAAAAAATCAAAGAATTTTCCTCTCATATTCTCTCTACCCCTGCCTCAAATGCAATTCAAAACAAAAAAGAAGCCAAACAGCATTCAATAGAAGAGGAAAAAGAGGAATCAGAAAAAAAAGAAGAAGGATCGGAAAAGAAAGAGGAGGGATCGGACAGCGCTCCTTTACCAAAACCCATTCAAGCAACAAATGATACCTTGCCTACTCAGGTTTTACTTCCTCCTCAGTCCAAGAAAGATAAATTAAGCACGAAGGAAAAAGACAATCTTTCTTTAGAAAGATCTACCCAACACACGAGCACTCTTAAAGTTTCCCCCCTCTCCTTTGCAAAGCTCAAGTCAAGCAGAACGCCCTTTCCCTGAAGATTCACTGAATTCGGTTAAAAAAATGAAAGCTCAATTGATTCATTTTTATGTCAATCAACAAGTAAGATTAATGGATTTAAAGGAAAAATTGGCTTCTGCCTCTTCTAGCCAAAAAAGCAGTATTGAAAAGGCGATTTTAAAAATTGAACAAGCTGATATTAAAAGAGCTAGAATAGCTTTGAAAATTCGGGTGGCCCCCTTCTATTACAGAATTAGCTCAATACTTGGGAAAGTCTACAGTTTCTCTAAAAGGCATTCTTTTGGGACAAGCTTACGCCAAATCCATTTTAGATCGAACATCTCAAATCATTGATTGTCTAACGACAATCCAGCCAGAGGAATTTGGAGAATATGGCCATGTGATAGACAAATTGAGCCAACTAAAAGGCCAGAATGCCACGATCGATCAAATTGCCACTTTATTAAATATCAATAGACAAGAAGCTGTTGAAGTAGTGACCGGTTTATGGGCAAAAGCACAAAATACTCCCAAATTAGAGCTAGTCCAGGATTTACAAAGTCAAATTGAAAAGGAAGTAGCAGATTCTCTGAATATTAAAAGCGACGATATTATTGACTGGCTATCAAATATAGAAAAAGAAAGGCAACTTAAAGCAGATATCACTCGTTTAGGAGAAGAAAGAGTAGATTATTCTTCTCATTATTATTCTACAAATTATGAAATAGCTACAAAAAACACCTTCGATAAGCATCATATGGATTATATTTCTTCAGGAGTATGGACATTGTTTTCAAAAGGACCAGTACCGGCGGATAAAAATCCAGACCTTCAGTGGAAACTATTCTTAAATCCCAAATCTTCTGATTTTCAGCCCACCTTAGATTGAGCTCTTAAAGCTTTAAACTCTATGCCTTATATCAATGGAAAAATCGTGCAATCGGATAAGATTAAACGCAAATCTGATCAAACTGTCCTTGAAGATCCTTGCGAACCTAAACTTTTATTTTATTTTAATGGCCCAAATAGAGCAGAAGATTTTAAGAAGGCGATCAAACTATTAGAGAAGGAATTTGCCGATGCGGACTTAATTGGAGCTCCAGCAGGGAAGAGGGATCAAGGTCGTGGAAAAGTTGAGCAATGGGGTCCTTCTTTTACCAACATGCGCAACCGCCTCATGTTTTATACTCAAGGAGGATTTACCGAATCTGGTCGAGATCACGCTATAAGGGAAGGCAAGTTAAGCCAGTTGTTCGAAGGAACCAATTATTATTTACATAAAGGCTCAAAAGACCCCCTCGCAGATTTGCCTTCTACAACCTATTCTATGGATCAATTTTTACAAGATTTGGAGAAGCAGGTCGATTTATTTGATCAACCTTTTCATTTAATTAAGCTGCAAAATATTTTAAACAGGTTAAATCAAGATCCTCGCCCTTCTAAGCAAATTGAAAGTTGGAAAGGTAGTCTAAAGACACTGATCGAAAAGACAGCTTCTAATATGAGCCTTAACCGACAGCGAGCCATGCAAAAGCTGTTAGAAAATTGGGAAAATATGGGAGATGTCAATAATGCTGTGGCTAAAGAATTTTATAGAGATCTTGGCAAAAATTTAGAGGAGATTGACACTAATCGGGGAGTGATCAAGGGCAAGTTAACGTATATCTCTGAAAAAGCTCAGCAAAAAATTACTCTTTTAAAATCTGCTATTCTAGATGGGTCCAAAACGATCCCTGAACTAAAAGAGATGATTCCTCCTTCTTTTTTTCCCCTTTTTATTGAACAAGTAAAAAAGGATAATCCTGTTAGAGATATCCGATATCATTTAATTGATCAATTCATGGAAGCCTTTAATGCAAAAGCATTGGAAAAAGGAATTGTCCTCACTGAAATCGAGAAACAAAAAATTAAAGAACAGGTTAAAGAAGATACATACCTCAACGATGATTTTACTTTATCATATATACACGAACATGTGGGACCACGGTCTTATACATTTTCTGGATTTCTTTCGTCAAAGTCGCATAAGGATTCTCCTAATCTCTTGAAATTGGAAAAAGAATTAACAGAATCCGGAAGATCAAAAGAAGAAGAACCGAAATTTACCTTTGATGGCAAATTAAATTTTAAGTCTGGAATCGAATTGGCTATAGAGAAATTGACTAACGTTCAGCTACGTCAACAAGAGCGCTTACAAGCTGCAGAAAAAGGAGAGGCTGTTTCTATTCCCCAATACTTTCACACAACTAATGCTGATGCCGCTACTTCAATTGCTAAAACAGGTATTGAAGCGCTACCTGCCCAATCTGGATTTGGTGCTTTCTTTTCCACTGCCCCTGAATTTCGCTATGGTCATATTGCTTTTGGCCTACCTCGAACAGTTGAATTTGATAGTGAAAGGACAACATATTTGACTAACTCAACAGTGCCTTATCTTTTAAATGAAAAACATATATGGGTTGCATTGAAGGAATTAATCAACATCCATCCTCACATGATGATTCTTCGCCAAAATTTCTCTACTGCAATTCAACAGGCTATTGCCAAGACAATGGAAGATGTAGATACAACCGCCCTATCCTTAGAGCAAAAAATTGAGTTTGAAGAGCGGTTAGCACTTCTTTTAAATCGCTCTATAGCGTTCAGAGCAACGCCTCCTTCCGATACAGATGAGGAAAGATGGACTCTCAATTATCGAGATTTAGATAAATATAGTCATTTACCCCAAGGACGTATTCATCACATTTATAGCGATAAAAGCAAGAATAATTGGGTAAGTCGCATGATTAGGATGACTTTAGAAAAGTGTAAGATAAAGCCATCTACCGTCCCCAACTTAAATGATACATTTAACACTGAATTCGCTAAACACTTTAAACAGCACTATTATCATGCCGAAGACCCACGAGATGATTATAGCGTAAAAGGCCATACCAAAGAAAAATTAAGGGCGTGTGTCATTGCTCCGGATGATGAATTTAGGAAACATTATAAAAGTGACTATGACGCCCGCAACATAAAATCCAAATCAAGTGATTTTCAGACCTTATCTGAAGTTAAAAAGCAATTCAAGGAGGCTGGTATGGACGAAGACATAATAGAATTCATTCCTTTGAGCGAAATGTTGATAGAAAGAGATTTCTTGATAGCAGCCGATGCTAAAGTTCCTCAAAAATGGTAAAATTTTCAAGATTCTGATTGGTCACAAGAATACAAGACAGCCTGAATCAACTCAAAAGGGTAGCCTTTTCGCATGAGAGCAGCAAATACTTTTTGTTTTTCCTTGTATTGAGATAAATCTTTCGAGCGGTACTTGGTCTGAATTAAGCGGCGAATCGCCAGTGTTTCTTCTTCAGGATTTATCCATTGCTCTCGAATGTGCTGCAAATTCTCAGTAGATAGTCCTTTTGCCTGAAGTTTGGCTAGGATAACGCGCAGTCCTTGCTTTTTTTGATGAGCCCGAACAAAATTTTCAATCCAGGCCTCATCGTTGAGATATCCCCATTCTTGGCATTCTTGAATAATTTTTTGAATGGTAGGAGGCTGTACCAGCCGCTCGCGAAGAAGCTTATTCAGTTGCTCCGAGTGATAACTCTGAGCAGCCAGTCTGCGAATGACATAATTTTTCACCCGTTTATATTCTAACAGCTCAAATGCCGCCGTCCATTCCTGAATAGATAAACAGGTGGGAAAAGCGGGAAAACGCCCAAAAATGGCAATATGGACATCCCGCCAGGGTTCTCCGTCTAGAAAGACGGTTAGAATCTCTTTTCTTTCCGCTTTGGGCTTGCACTCTATCTTCAATGTTTCCCTCTAAGATTTGACCAAAACCAATTTTTTCACTTCTCTGTTTGCCATTCTCACCCCCTTGGCGGTCACCCCCTTAATGGCAACACTGTCTACCTGAAATTGCGCTTTTGTCACGGTCATGCGCGGTTTAGGAATAAACTGCAATTCAAGAGTATTCTGAGGCTCGGTCGAGATAAATTCCAAATTCATGCCTTCGTCCAAGTAACGGTACACTTTATCCAAAATAAATTTATCGATAATGAAACGCTTGGCATAGACATAATGCGTCTCCGGATCGCGATAGGCTACTGAAATGACCGTCTTTTTATCCGCAACTCCTACATAGACGACCTTATTGCCATTATGATGGACGTACTGCTTTTCCGGGATGTTAATCACTTGATAGGTTCCATCTTTGAAAATGACTAAGATTTTATCAAAGTTTGTACATTCGATCATGTGCTGGCTGGCCACTTTTGTGCCGACAAATCCAGAGGCTGGATCGAAGCCGACTTTGATCTGGCGCGTTTCCATTGCCCGTGTATTGACTTGCTGGATCGCCTGGACCTCTGTCCGTCTTGGATGGTCTTTGGTAAACTTTTTAATGAGTCCTTGCAGATAGCGGATGGCGACTTTTTTAATGCTCTTCAACTCTTTTTCAACGCGTGCCAGCTGCGTTGTATAAGATAAAATTTCTTCTTGGTTCTTCGTCAAGTCGAAACGAGAGATGCGGCGAATCGGAATGCTGAGCAAACGTTCGCGATCATCATGAGTCGGCTCACGCAAAAGTTGAGCATGAAAAGGCACCAGGCTAGTTGCAATGGTTTGATGCACCTTATCATAAGAATCTAAGTTCTCTATCAATTTATAGAGACGATTTTCGATAAAAATTTGCTCCAGGCTTTTTTCAAAAATCTTTTCCTTCAAACGGTCGCGCTCAATTTCCAGCTCGCGCCGCAAATACTCTTGAAGCTTCTCGGTGTGCAGCCTGAGAATGGAATCGACATCCGTCTCCCAAGGCATATTGTCTTTAATGACGACAATCTGGGAGCTTAACGAGACTTGGCATTCCGTATAGGCATAAAGCGCATCTAATAGATCCTGAGCATACTGTCCTCTTGGCAATTTGATTTCAATTTCGACTTGCTCTGCCGTATAGTCATGAATGGCTTCAATTTTGATTTTACCTTTTTTCGCCGCCTCATCAATGGAGCGGATCAGCGATTCTGTCGTCGTCCCATAGCAAATCTCTTTAATGACAAGCGTTTTGGCATCCCGAACCTCAATCTTCGCCCGCAGGCGAACCTTTCCTCTCCCTTTATCGTATTCGGAAGCATCCATAATTCCACCTGTTGGAAAATCAGGCAGAATGGTAAAAGGCTTGTCTTCTAAAATTGCAATTTCGGCCTCTAATAACTCGAGGAAGTTATGCGGGAAAATATGCGTCGACATCCCGACCGCAATGCCATCCGCCCCTTGCAGTAAAACAACCGGAATTTTCGCAGGCAGGCAGATAGGCTCTTGATGACGTCCGTCATAAGACGCAATCGTCGCCGTTAAATCCGCGTTAAATAACGTTTCTTTGGCCAAAGGTGTCAAACGCGTTTCGATATAACGCGCCGCAGCTGCCGGATCGCCGGTATAAAGGTTGCCGAAGTTTCCTTGCTTGTCAAGCAGATAGCCCTTATTGGCGATATTGATCAATGCCTCAACAATAGGGGCATCGCCATGGGGATGAAGGGCCATTGTTTGACCTGCCACATTGGCTACCTTGTGAAGTTTGCCGTCATGCATGAGCCAGAGCGTGTAAAGAATGCGGCGCTGGACAGGCTTAAGTCCATCAATCACATGAGGGATTGCCCGATCTAGAATGACATAGGAGGCATATTTGATGTAGTGATGCTGCATCAATTGTTTAATATCTTCCATGGAAATTCCCAAATTAAATGTAATTAGGTGAAGCGTTGGACAAATCTTGATTTTAACCGTAGGCCAAAGCAGACATACGTTTCGCTTTCTCTTTATACGCGTGTGCTTTGCGCTCTTCGGGTTTAATGCCTCTTACAGAAAACCTATAAAACGATTCATCCATCGCATTAGGGCATATCGTCAATTGGCCATGGCCTCCTATTCGCATTTTTTCCCTAAGAAAAGACTTCGAATTCCGCCATTGTCTAATTGCCGACACGCCTCAGGTACTTTGATTATCCCGCTTGCCCCTTTATGCTTCTGCGAGGGCTGCAGGTACCAGCTCATCTTCATTGATGAGATTCTGCATAATAAATTGCTTGCGCTCAGGAGTGTTTTTTCCCATATAGAACTGCAAAGTCGGCTTGATATCAGAAAAGGAATGAATCGTAACGGGAATCAAGCGAATATCCTTGCCGATAAATTGCTTAAATTCTGAAGGGGAAATTTCCCCTAACCCTTTAAAGCGAGTGACCTCTATGCCTTTTTTCAATTTAGCTATCGCCCGCTCTTTTTCTTCTTCGGAGTAGCAATAAATCGTTTGATCTTTATTGCGCACTTTAAAAAGAGGCGTTTCTAGAATATAGAGATGCCCATTGAGCACCAATCCTTCAAAATACGTGAGAAAGAAGGTGATCAATAGATTGCGGATATGCATGCCATCTACATCGGCATCGGTAGCCAAAATGACCTTATTATAGCGCAACAAGGCAATGTCATCTTCAATGTTAAGGGCATTCATCAAATTGAACATCTCTTCGTTCTTATAAAGCTGGTCAAGCTTCATACCGAATACGTTCAAAGGCTTGCCGCGCAAAGAAAAGACAGCTTGAGTCAGCGGATCACGAGAAGCGACAATTGAAGCGCTTGCCGAATCCCCTTCCGTCAAAAAGATCATGGTCTGATCACTATAGGCGGATTGGTCCTGGAAGTGGTATTTGCTATCCCTCAGCTTGGGGATTTTAAATGAAATTTTCTTTTGCTTCTCTTTGGCTTCTTTCTTGACAGCTGCCAGCTCGCGGCGCAGCTTTTCATTGAAGACTATGCGTTCAATGAGACGATTGGCCGTTTCAGGATGCTTGTGCAGCAGATTGACAACCGCCTCCTTCACCTCTTGCACAACCGGTCCGCGCAATTCGTTGTTCCCTAGCTTGTTTTTTGTCTGCGATTCAAAAATGGGATCTTTTACCCGAACCAAGACCGTTCCTACGATTCCCTCACGCACATCCACGCCTTGGAAGTTCTTTTTGGCAAACTCATTGACGCCTTTTAAGATTCCTTCGCGAAAAGCGGATAGATGCGTTCCCCCATCCGACGTGTATTGGCCGTTTACAAAGGAAAAATAGCTCTCTCCATAGCTATGCGTATGCAAGAAAGCAAACTCCAGCAATTTGCCCCGATAATGCAGAGGTTCATACAAACGATCCTCTGTCACTTCGGCATTCAATAGATCGAGAAGTCCATTAGACGATTGAATTTTCTCTCCGTTGAACTCAAGGATTAAACCGGAATTGAGATAAGCATAATGCCAAATTCTTTTGAGAATATATTCTTTTTGAAAGCGATATTTTTTGAAAATTTCAGGATCTGGGATAAATTCTACAAAAGTCCCATTCGTTTCGCTTGTTTTTCCTTTCTTCTCAGCTTTAAGATGCCCTTGGCTAAAGAGCGCCTCGACATATTCCCCATCGCGATGACTGCGTACTAGAAAATGACTGGACAGCGCATTGACAGCCTTCGTTCCGACCCCGTTGAGCCCGACAGAGAATTGGAAAACATCATCATTATATTTAGCTCCCGTATTGATTTGGCTGACACAATCGATCACTTTGCCCAGTGGAATGCCTCGCCCAAAATCCCGGACAGATACGCAGCCGCGGTCTTCATCGACTTGTACAATAATTTTTTTGCCATACTTCATTATAAATTCATCGACACTGTTATCGATGACTTCTTTTAGCATAATATATATGCCATCGTCAGGATTAGACCCATCGCCCAAGCGACCAATATACATACCCGAACGTAAACGAATATGAGCTAATGCATCTAATGTCTTAACCGTACTTTCGTCGTATTGTTTAGCCATAACTGTAAATTTTTTAAGTGGTGAACAAAGAAAATATACCGCAAAAAGAATTCAAAATCCAGCTCTTTTTAGCAATTAAATCCAAAAATTGCCAAATCATTAATTAACAATATTAACAAGAATAATTAATCCTATTTTATAAGAATTTAAGCTCTTTTTAAATTAGATATAGTTAATATTTTTCAATAGCGATTTGGAATCTAGCAATTCAAAGATCAGGGTAAAAATCTAAACGGCAGCCGAAACAATTCAGCCGGATTTTCCATTAATTGGATGACAAATGCTTTGATTTAGCACAGGAACTCTTGGCATACTTAGTGCAGTAAAGATATTTAACCCCGGAGATACGCTATGCTTTCCCCAACCTCTTCTCTGTTTGCCGATCAATCCATTCTCATCACCGGAGGAACCGGAAGCTTTGGAAGAGCGCTGGCTAAGCGTATTTTAACCGAAAACACTTGCCGCAAAGTGATCATTTTTAGCCGGGATGAGTGGAAGCAATGGGAGATGCGCCGAAGCGATCCCATTTTTGACCACCCGAAAATCCGTTATTTTTTAGGCGATGTCCGCGATGCGCAACGCTTGGCTCGCGCCTTCAATGAGGTCACCATGATTGTGCACGCCGCAGCCCTCAAGCAAGTGCCTGCTGCTGAATATAATCCTTCGGAATTTATTAAAACAAATATCAACGGGGCCATGAACATCATTGACATGGCCATCAATTGCGGCGTCAAAAAAGTCATTGCCCTTTCAACGGATAAAGCCGTCAATCCGGTTAATCTATATGGGGCCACTAAGCTGTGTTCGGATAAGTTATTTGTAGCGGGAAATGCTTATGTAGGAGCCAAAGGCCATCCCCTCTTTTCTGTTGTCCGCTATGGGAATGTAGCGGCCAGCCGCGGAAGCATTATTCCTTATTGGCAGAAACTGATCGACCAAGGCATCAAGGCTTTACCCGTGACGGATGAGCGCATGACGCGTTTCTGGATTACTCTTGACCAGTCCGTCGATTTTGTCTGTCAATGCTTTCAACAAATGAAGGGAGGGGAAATTTTCGTTCCCAAAATTCCCAGCATTAAAATTATGGACTTGGCAGAAGCCATCGCTCCGCACTTGCCTCGAGAAATTTGCGGCATTCGTCCGGGAGAAAAGCTCAACGAGCTCATGATCAGCGCAGACGATGCCCGCCATACAGCTGAGTTTGACCGCCACTATGTCATTCTTCCCGAGTTGGCGACTGATGAGCGCCTTCCAAGCGAGCATCTCTCTCTGCCCGTTGCCGGGACTCCCGTCCCACCCGATTTTGTGTATGCGTCTCATACCAATACCGACTGGCTTTCGGTCGAGGAAATACGCCGCTTTCTCTCGCTTTATAAGCAAGGCCATGAACCTGTTTTATAGCACAGTATCAACTAGACGCTATTCCTTAGCGCGGTCGGCAATCGGCCCTCCGCCCGCTTTATATTTATTAAAGCCTTTCGTGTACGATTCCTTGTGTTGCGAGGCAAAATCCTCGGCTGCAGCTAGAGAGGAGAAAAAAACATACTCGGTTTTTTCAACGGAATCAGATTGGCTAAGAGCTTCAGGATTTCCATAGAAGATAGGCAGGACATTGAACTCAAACTCTTCCGGGTTAGTACCTAAAGCAGGATGGAAAATCCCATCTTTCTTATCGGGATTATACTTCTTTTTATTTTTGGATTGAAAGACCTCTGCGGCGTAGCAATGCTGCCTACCTCTATTTCCGGGCTTCCTTTGCCCCGTTCCTCCACAGTAATGGCGAGACGTTCCTTTCTTTTTGTAAGAATAGATCCACCCTTGATGCTCGGGATCAACCATAGAATCCTGTAACTGTTTAACATAGCGGTCAAACCCGGGAGTGAATTGAATCCTAATTCTTCCCTCTTCATCCAAACGGACTGGATAGCGCTTAGGCGGAGTGAAAGGTTCACCAATTTGGGGAATTCCATAAGTCGTCGGCTTCTCTTCTGACCGTGCTAAACCACCAGCGCCTCCCTTGCGTTGATTATAAAGAGGATGAATGGCTCCTTTATGTTCAATAAACTTAGATTCAAATGCATTGAGATCTTCATCTGGCTGCAAGGCATATAATAAGCCGACTTCAAATTGGGCAAGGTTGTTTTTTATATCTTGTACAAACTGCTTATTTTCTTCCTTCTCTTCTTCGGAAAAGGATTTGCTTATGCCTGTATTAATAAGAGTGGCATACCTGCTCATGCGACTTTGAAAGGTTGATCCCGTTTTTCCGATCAAAAGGGTTTCCGGATCGGTCGCTTTATTTCGAAAGACGTAAATAAGCCGCTTAACACGCTTTAAATTTGCCGGAATTTCTATTGCGATTTTCTCGCCTCCTCCCCGTCCCTTTTTAATCTTTAAAGGAAACCATTGCTCGGGTTCATGGGAGGTAAAAAAGTCTTCTTGGTCTTCCAGACTTTGATTTAAAACTGATTCAGAAACCGGCTCCGATTCAAGCTCTGACTCTAATCCTGTGTCTAATGCCGGAATGTCTTTCGAAGAATAAGCCCACTCTACTTGCGAAGAGCTTGATCCTTGAATACTTAAAAACCCCGGATCCCAATAAGCTTTTTCTTCTTCCAAGAAAAGATCTTCCGAGATATCCGCAAATAAACGCCTGTTCACTTTAAAAACGGGTTGTTCTTCTCCAGAACACTCGCTAAACAGGCTTCCTTCAAAGCCGTCCCCTGCCTGTCCGTCTTCTGATTCTACTGGTAAGCCCTCACGAGAAGAAGACGCTTTCATAAGCACTCCCCCCTCTTCTAGATCTTCCATATCAGAGATGCCTGAAAACAAGCGCTTGGCCACTTTTTGAGACCGTTTCATTTCTCTGGAGAGCTTGAGCGTGCTCTCTTCCTCACTCTCTCTCGATCGCATCTTTT comes from Candidatus Protochlamydia phocaeensis and encodes:
- a CDS encoding DNA topoisomerase IV subunit B; this encodes MAKQYDESTVKTLDALAHIRLRSGMYIGRLGDGSNPDDGIYIMLKEVIDNSVDEFIMKYGKKIIVQVDEDRGCVSVRDFGRGIPLGKVIDCVSQINTGAKYNDDVFQFSVGLNGVGTKAVNALSSHFLVRSHRDGEYVEALFSQGHLKAEKKGKTSETNGTFVEFIPDPEIFKKYRFQKEYILKRIWHYAYLNSGLILEFNGEKIQSSNGLLDLLNAEVTEDRLYEPLHYRGKLLEFAFLHTHSYGESYFSFVNGQYTSDGGTHLSAFREGILKGVNEFAKKNFQGVDVREGIVGTVLVRVKDPIFESQTKNKLGNNELRGPVVQEVKEAVVNLLHKHPETANRLIERIVFNEKLRRELAAVKKEAKEKQKKISFKIPKLRDSKYHFQDQSAYSDQTMIFLTEGDSASASIVASRDPLTQAVFSLRGKPLNVFGMKLDQLYKNEEMFNLMNALNIEDDIALLRYNKVILATDADVDGMHIRNLLITFFLTYFEGLVLNGHLYILETPLFKVRNKDQTIYCYSEEEKERAIAKLKKGIEVTRFKGLGEISPSEFKQFIGKDIRLIPVTIHSFSDIKPTLQFYMGKNTPERKQFIMQNLINEDELVPAALAEA
- the pseB gene encoding UDP-N-acetylglucosamine 4,6-dehydratase (inverting), with amino-acid sequence MLSPTSSLFADQSILITGGTGSFGRALAKRILTENTCRKVIIFSRDEWKQWEMRRSDPIFDHPKIRYFLGDVRDAQRLARAFNEVTMIVHAAALKQVPAAEYNPSEFIKTNINGAMNIIDMAINCGVKKVIALSTDKAVNPVNLYGATKLCSDKLFVAGNAYVGAKGHPLFSVVRYGNVAASRGSIIPYWQKLIDQGIKALPVTDERMTRFWITLDQSVDFVCQCFQQMKGGEIFVPKIPSIKIMDLAEAIAPHLPREICGIRPGEKLNELMISADDARHTAEFDRHYVILPELATDERLPSEHLSLPVAGTPVPPDFVYASHTNTDWLSVEEIRRFLSLYKQGHEPVL
- a CDS encoding DNA topoisomerase IV subunit A, with the protein product MEDIKQLMQHHYIKYASYVILDRAIPHVIDGLKPVQRRILYTLWLMHDGKLHKVANVAGQTMALHPHGDAPIVEALINIANKGYLLDKQGNFGNLYTGDPAAAARYIETRLTPLAKETLFNADLTATIASYDGRHQEPICLPAKIPVVLLQGADGIAVGMSTHIFPHNFLELLEAEIAILEDKPFTILPDFPTGGIMDASEYDKGRGKVRLRAKIEVRDAKTLVIKEICYGTTTESLIRSIDEAAKKGKIKIEAIHDYTAEQVEIEIKLPRGQYAQDLLDALYAYTECQVSLSSQIVVIKDNMPWETDVDSILRLHTEKLQEYLRRELEIERDRLKEKIFEKSLEQIFIENRLYKLIENLDSYDKVHQTIATSLVPFHAQLLREPTHDDRERLLSIPIRRISRFDLTKNQEEILSYTTQLARVEKELKSIKKVAIRYLQGLIKKFTKDHPRRTEVQAIQQVNTRAMETRQIKVGFDPASGFVGTKVASQHMIECTNFDKILVIFKDGTYQVINIPEKQYVHHNGNKVVYVGVADKKTVISVAYRDPETHYVYAKRFIIDKFILDKVYRYLDEGMNLEFISTEPQNTLELQFIPKPRMTVTKAQFQVDSVAIKGVTAKGVRMANREVKKLVLVKS
- a CDS encoding regulatory protein RecX — translated: MKIECKPKAERKEILTVFLDGEPWRDVHIAIFGRFPAFPTCLSIQEWTAAFELLEYKRVKNYVIRRLAAQSYHSEQLNKLLRERLVQPPTIQKIIQECQEWGYLNDEAWIENFVRAHQKKQGLRVILAKLQAKGLSTENLQHIREQWINPEEETLAIRRLIQTKYRSKDLSQYKEKQKVFAALMRKGYPFELIQAVLYSCDQSES